The Pseudoalteromonas aliena SW19 genome includes a region encoding these proteins:
- a CDS encoding Hint domain-containing protein → MKKLNKKVLIPLAIALASSNVVAASNYVNEQQVTTASKQKSGPAATKGTAVTQPDQFGIRKLDMSNPQHYQLAKSRLIKANRIESDYPQLHKTLDVAKGQQLSAKMNMTTSEVPPVSEAEVDIIKEAHFFLDMNLAISSDTNEPYIIVRAKSSRFGGTKATYIDLLLEDANGNQLAPLGSTFNVLYGKDTLATSTISLKSLKANFPNLDTIYASSYVELEQEDGTISTTMKYTEYPFSWEHFEALYGSASPAAKGDAPVSALNVGISSSLDTRPKYNATAPIDKNNDAVIKICLNRSHADCDYAADQIGDPNEITDVNIPFNGELRIPHEITDIYPTIGDLPNGIDEPTNIYLQEGIYGGATKQSYKGLENAVKQFSDYLEFEVDSANQESIIRWNIPRSEGRFGNAKLFSNIAQANWYMTFAVKGYPYFKKGRGGANAFQVSLTSETSARFGNFYSEVLPMMKLGYSCLATGTMITMADGKQRAIEDITKGDLVLGALASNTQVKEPMQVIDVSVGIEAIKMYRIKGADGSDILTTETHPISTSNKGLIWAKELQIGDRILTETGSVLVTNVTKEKYKDKIYNLKLAPTENSKFAESRNFAMFANSMAVGDLATQDELNYKDQNIRMSEEEILQRLPEKWKTDYINSLD, encoded by the coding sequence ATGAAAAAACTAAACAAAAAGGTGCTCATACCGCTTGCAATCGCTTTAGCAAGCAGTAACGTGGTAGCTGCTAGCAACTATGTTAATGAACAACAAGTTACCACCGCGTCAAAACAGAAGTCTGGGCCTGCAGCAACGAAGGGCACAGCGGTAACACAGCCGGATCAATTTGGGATCCGCAAGCTAGATATGTCAAATCCACAGCACTATCAATTGGCAAAGTCACGATTGATAAAAGCAAATCGTATTGAGAGTGATTATCCGCAACTACATAAAACGCTAGATGTAGCTAAAGGACAGCAGTTATCAGCAAAAATGAACATGACAACGTCTGAAGTGCCACCTGTTAGTGAAGCTGAAGTCGATATCATCAAAGAAGCGCATTTCTTCTTGGATATGAACTTAGCCATTTCATCAGATACAAACGAGCCATATATTATTGTACGTGCAAAAAGCTCACGTTTTGGCGGTACAAAAGCGACTTACATCGACTTATTATTAGAAGATGCAAACGGCAATCAGCTTGCTCCTTTGGGCTCTACATTTAATGTGTTGTATGGCAAAGACACGCTTGCAACTTCGACTATTTCATTGAAATCATTGAAGGCAAACTTCCCAAATTTAGATACCATTTATGCCAGTTCATATGTGGAACTTGAGCAAGAAGATGGCACCATCAGTACAACGATGAAGTATACTGAATACCCCTTCTCATGGGAGCATTTTGAAGCACTTTATGGCTCTGCTTCACCAGCTGCAAAAGGCGACGCTCCAGTATCTGCACTTAACGTTGGGATCAGTTCATCATTGGACACACGTCCAAAATACAATGCAACTGCACCTATCGATAAAAACAATGATGCTGTTATTAAAATCTGTCTAAACCGTAGTCATGCAGACTGTGACTACGCAGCAGATCAAATTGGAGATCCTAACGAAATTACGGATGTAAACATCCCATTCAACGGTGAATTACGCATTCCTCACGAGATCACTGATATTTATCCAACTATAGGTGATTTACCAAACGGTATAGATGAGCCAACAAATATCTATTTACAAGAAGGTATCTATGGTGGCGCGACAAAGCAAAGCTACAAAGGACTCGAAAATGCAGTTAAACAATTTTCTGACTATTTAGAATTTGAAGTTGATAGTGCAAACCAAGAGTCGATCATCCGCTGGAACATCCCGCGTTCAGAAGGTCGTTTTGGCAATGCCAAACTTTTCTCGAATATCGCCCAAGCAAACTGGTATATGACATTTGCTGTTAAAGGTTATCCGTACTTTAAAAAGGGGCGTGGTGGCGCGAATGCATTCCAAGTATCGTTAACGTCAGAGACATCAGCGCGTTTTGGTAACTTTTATAGTGAAGTGTTGCCTATGATGAAGCTTGGTTACAGTTGTTTAGCAACCGGCACAATGATCACTATGGCCGATGGCAAGCAACGCGCTATTGAAGATATTACGAAAGGCGATTTAGTATTAGGTGCACTAGCTTCGAATACTCAAGTTAAAGAACCTATGCAAGTTATTGATGTGTCAGTAGGAATTGAAGCGATTAAGATGTATCGCATAAAAGGCGCTGATGGCTCTGATATCTTAACAACTGAAACCCACCCAATTTCTACCTCTAATAAAGGTCTTATTTGGGCGAAAGAACTGCAAATAGGTGATCGTATTCTTACGGAAACAGGTTCTGTGCTTGTTACTAATGTAACAAAAGAGAAGTACAAAGACAAAATCTACAATTTGAAACTGGCGCCTACAGAAAATTCGAAATTCGCTGAGTCTCGTAATTTTGCAATGTTTGCAAACAGCATGGCGGTAGGGGATTTGGCTACTCAAGACGAATTGAACTACAAAGATCAGAATATTCGCATGTCGGAAGAAGAGATTCTTCAACGCCTTCCTGAAAAGTGGAAAACTGACTACATCAACAGTTTGGATTAA
- a CDS encoding GEVED domain-containing protein: MLKVMLTSTLITSLAAIIVPSVQANTTLFESRDVLTPQQALGRFQWLEKCYSGLLVEVSDNIFDPTTPIPNDEKIADLKKVMLYENNTLRGDAKYLTFGDEDNANPKNWFAGKLPTTSCFQIPSDYRISAVMVTPTMPNYCTTKSRERTYEFIQSVKFSNIENTSSNTFYSNYVGDTAKIYADKSYQLTLTPGFSSAEAYPETWHVFIDWNQDGDFNDTKETLFAGVSEQATQVEITPPTGAKKGMTKMRVTMDYLGGSNDACKEVDSGEVEDYLLYVK; this comes from the coding sequence ATGTTAAAAGTCATGCTAACCAGCACATTAATTACCTCGCTTGCTGCCATAATAGTGCCATCAGTACAAGCGAATACGACTTTATTTGAATCTCGAGATGTACTCACACCACAGCAAGCGTTAGGTCGCTTTCAATGGTTGGAAAAGTGCTATTCAGGATTATTGGTTGAGGTCTCTGATAATATTTTCGACCCCACAACCCCCATTCCAAACGATGAGAAAATAGCGGATCTTAAAAAAGTGATGTTATACGAAAATAATACCCTTAGGGGAGATGCTAAATACCTCACCTTTGGTGACGAAGATAATGCGAATCCTAAAAACTGGTTTGCGGGTAAATTACCAACTACCTCTTGTTTTCAGATCCCGTCTGACTATCGGATCAGTGCTGTTATGGTCACTCCCACAATGCCAAACTATTGTACGACAAAGTCTCGTGAGCGAACCTACGAATTCATCCAATCGGTGAAGTTTTCCAATATTGAGAACACCAGCAGCAACACCTTTTACAGTAACTATGTTGGCGATACCGCGAAAATATATGCAGATAAAAGCTACCAGTTAACATTAACCCCGGGATTTAGTAGTGCAGAAGCATACCCTGAAACTTGGCATGTGTTTATTGATTGGAACCAAGACGGTGATTTCAACGATACAAAAGAAACCTTGTTTGCTGGTGTTTCTGAGCAAGCAACTCAGGTCGAAATTACCCCACCAACAGGTGCAAAAAAGGGCATGACGAAAATGCGCGTTACCATGGATTACTTGGGTGGCAGCAATGATGCATGTAAAGAAGTAGACTCCGGAGAGGTAGAAGATTACCTCCTTTACGTGAAGTAA
- a CDS encoding internalin, with the protein MKFTYSPLARAMGAAVFFACSFSTAAEQIGNSNFATQASNSDLDSVTLGTAYHSEKEGFYALQSVLGQVDETYGNTEMDFVVGVDMSYSQLSSMLDGNLGAALDVPVIKVGVGASYAKQNTADNYTGTYTLFLSLKPKKRLLVADPETGFKPTQAALDLANANPGDKFNNIGNEFVSAIEYGSQVMINLKFQYKNDEDKVKWGGQLGVDWAGKVNVSGKLQKVDEDVKRNIKITVSALQFGGDPIELLKVIPNQLVNCTMENPTPCFDVFKNSIDYIKTNYVAQFDTLDKYNVGRVLTQSYTDSGPSLSPLVPDDVYPAKSILTKLALKNMSDDWVQTILDNRRADNVLNYYASELNNSHRTALETIRDNSLFNSFILADAVDFCKRNPIGNYCRDRELQTRGRVHQYDRKWLEL; encoded by the coding sequence ATGAAATTTACATATTCTCCATTGGCACGTGCCATGGGGGCAGCGGTTTTTTTTGCCTGTAGTTTTTCAACCGCAGCTGAGCAAATAGGCAATTCTAACTTTGCTACTCAAGCAAGTAACTCTGACTTAGATTCAGTCACACTAGGTACCGCTTACCACAGTGAAAAAGAAGGTTTTTATGCACTGCAAAGTGTACTTGGTCAAGTAGATGAAACCTATGGTAATACTGAAATGGATTTTGTTGTCGGTGTTGACATGAGTTATAGCCAACTATCGAGTATGCTTGATGGTAACTTAGGAGCGGCCCTTGATGTTCCCGTAATAAAAGTGGGGGTTGGCGCAAGCTACGCAAAACAAAATACTGCAGATAACTACACCGGTACTTACACACTATTTCTTTCCTTAAAGCCAAAAAAACGGCTGTTAGTTGCAGATCCTGAAACAGGGTTTAAACCTACACAAGCCGCGCTTGATTTGGCCAATGCTAATCCAGGAGACAAATTCAATAATATTGGTAATGAGTTCGTGTCAGCGATTGAATATGGATCTCAAGTGATGATCAACCTCAAGTTCCAATATAAAAATGACGAAGACAAAGTAAAATGGGGGGGACAGCTTGGTGTCGATTGGGCTGGTAAAGTCAATGTCAGTGGGAAATTGCAAAAAGTAGACGAAGACGTGAAACGTAATATAAAAATTACGGTTTCAGCATTACAGTTTGGTGGCGACCCGATAGAGCTTTTGAAGGTGATCCCAAATCAACTCGTCAACTGTACGATGGAAAACCCAACACCATGCTTTGATGTTTTTAAAAACAGCATCGATTACATCAAAACCAACTACGTTGCTCAGTTTGATACCTTGGATAAATATAACGTTGGTAGAGTATTGACACAAAGTTACACCGATTCAGGGCCAAGCCTATCTCCTTTAGTACCTGATGATGTGTACCCAGCTAAAAGCATCTTGACTAAATTGGCGCTCAAAAACATGAGTGATGATTGGGTGCAGACAATTCTCGATAATCGTCGTGCGGATAACGTACTCAATTACTACGCCAGTGAGTTGAATAACTCACATCGAACTGCATTAGAAACCATTCGCGATAATTCACTCTTTAACTCTTTTATTTTGGCGGACGCCGTTGATTTTTGTAAGCGTAATCCAATAGGCAATTATTGCCGTGATAGAGAGCTACAGACTCGTGGCCGCGTTCATCAATATGACCGTAAATGGCTAGAATTATAA